The sequence below is a genomic window from Chitinispirillales bacterium.
TGTCTGCAATGGTCTGACCAATAAGTATCAAGAACCTTTATTTCTGTGATTGTCGGATCTCTGTCTTCTGTATTTTTAAAATAATTTTGGATCAGCGTCAAATCGTCTTTACTCATGGCAAGTCCGCGTTCAATTCTGAATTCTTCTATTTCTTCCGGTTTTTTGTGAATAAAATTTTCAATAATTTCAATATCTCCGACGGCTTCTATTTTCGGCGTGAGAGTTGCTGGTTTTCTTTGATGAGCTATTTGAGAATCAATAGGATTTAATAAATATTCTTTAATTTGATGTATTTCTTTGGTAGTAAGTTCTCCTTTTAAGAGATAAATTTCGGCGCAACGGACAGTCGGTATTTCTCCGTGCGTTAACAGTTGAACGGCTTGCGCGGCAAAATCCGCTCTTTGGTCGTACTGCCCCGGAAGATATTCTATAACAAGAGGAGTTTCATCTTCATCCATCGGATAAACTTCTTCGTAAATAATATCGGTCGGCGGTTCATAAAAAACAGTCGATTTAGCGTTATCGATGTCATCTTTTTTTAAACCTTCTATGTCATATCTAGTTATTATACGTATGCCTTTTAACGTATTGATCTTAATATAATTTTTTATTTCTTCAAAAAGAGCTGTTGATTTTACTGCAAATTCTTGTTTTTTTTCCACGAGCAATCTTGTAACCACGTAATTCTCCATTTCGCTAAATTAACAAGTTTCAGGGGGAAAATATCATTTGTCTAAACAAAACTGCTGAAAATTTTAAGAGATAGGCGATTTTACTGTGATTTTACGCGCTTTATTTTCCTATGCAAAAAGAATCGAATATTTTGTTGATTATTTCATCCGGCGCTAAAAAACCGTAAATTTCGTTAAGTGTTTTAAGAGTTTCGCGAATATTTTCCGCAACTATTTCAATATTTTGCGAAACGTCTGTAAAATTCATAATTTCAAGCATATTTTTAATAATCTCCGCCTCTCTTTGACTTGTTAAAAAAGTGTTGTAGCTTTTCTCAGGGAGTTTTTTTTCAATTTGCGATGTTAACGACGACACGACGTTTTGAATGCCGAAATTTTGCAATGCCGAAATTTTTAAATATTCTATGTTGTTTTTTTTTAAAAATTCAATTTGTTTATCATTTTGTAAAAGATCGGTTTTGTTCAAAATCGCTATTAAGATAGGTATATTTTTAATCAATTCATAGTCATTTTTAAATTCAGAATCGTCAGGACTAATCACCCACAACGCCGCAAGCGCTTTTTCAATTTCTTTTTTTGTTCTTTTTATTCCCTCGTTTTCAATTTCATCGTCGCTTTTACTAAATCCTGCGGTATCAAATAATCTTATAACAATGTCGTTAAAAGAAATCGTTTCAGTGATTATATCCCTTGTAGTTCCGGCTTTTTCACTTACAATTACCCGATTTTCGTTGAACAGACAATTAAAAAGCGAACTTTTTCCGGCATTTGTTCGACCGACAAGTACTACCGGAATGCCGTTTTTGATTTTTTTTAATTGTGTGTATTTTTCTTTTTGGATTGAAATTTTTTGAGAAACGTCCGTCAGAATTTCTTTAATTTTTTCGCGGTTGTCAGATTCTTGTTTTAAATCGTCGGTTTCCCAAAATTCGATTTCGCTTTCGATTTCGACAAGAATGTTTTGTAATTTGTTTTTAATTTCATCAAAAAATTCGCGTCCTTCTCCGTTGTATAGCGCCATTGCGTTTTTGTGAGAATAATAATCTTTCGCCGAAATTACCGCGTTTATAGCTTCCGCTTTATGCAAGTCGATTTTACCGTTCAAAAACGCTCGTTTTGTGAAATCGCCTTTACCTGCCGCTACAGCGCCAAGTTCAATCATTCGTTTGATTATCCGCTCAACCGTGATTTGTCCGCCGTGGCAAAAAATTTCTATTACGTTTTCGCCGGTAAATGATTTCGGTGCAAAAAATACCGCCGCCATAACGTCGTCAATTATTTCGTTGTTTTTACCGGCAAGTGTGAATCGCTTTATATGCGAATGTTTAAAATCAAAGTTTTCGTAATTTTTTATTGATTTTGAAAAAATCTCAACCGCATTGCCGCCGCTCATTCGGATAACTGCGACCGCTCCCGTTCCTTGAGCCGACGACAATGCGACAATCGTTTTATTCATTAAAACCGACTAACCGATTTCCGCCAAAATATCGCCTTCTTGAACCATGTCTCCGACTTTAACGAAAATATCCTGAACCGTTCCGCCGGTTTCAACCAGAATCTCGTTTTCCATTTTCATCATTTCTACAATGAGCAAACAGTCGCCGGCAGACAAAACATCACCCTTTTGAGCGGCCATTTTGAAGATTTTACCTGGCATCGGCGATTTAATCGGCATACCTTTTCCTATGTGTACGACGGGTTCTTTTTCAATTCCAGAAACAATCTCGGTTTGATACTCTTTACCGTCAACAATGGTTCTATCGCCCGCTATTTTAACCGCGTATTTTCTACCGTTTAGAGTAACGGTGTATTCACCGTTGCCGGAAGCCGTAGCGGATTTGGAACCTTTGCGAATACCCAATTCGCCTTTTCCTTGCAGAAACGCTACGCCTTTTTCTTTACACGCTGAAACGATGAATATATTTTCGTCGGTAATCGGTAAATTTTCCGCCTCAAGAATTTTTCTCGCCGCTTCAACGCCTTTGCTTTCATCCGAATCGTTTAATTCTATAACCGTTTTTGTCGTAGGCTGCAAATTAAGTTTTTCCGAAGCTATTTTTACGATTTCAGGATCCGGAGCGACCGGAGTTTTTCCAAAATATCCCAAAACCATTTTCCCGTAACCGTCGGCGATTTTTTCCCATGGCTGCGACATTGTGTTGTTGAACGCTTGTTGAACATAGAATTGCGAAACAGGAGTTACGCTGGTTCCAAAACCGCCTTTTTCAACCACTTCCGTCATATTTTCAATCATCTCCTGATATTTATTCATAAGATTGTTGTCGCGAAGCATTTGAGTGTTCGCCGTCAAAGCCCCGCCGGGCATAGGCGACCATGGAATAAGCGGT
It includes:
- the mnmE gene encoding tRNA uridine-5-carboxymethylaminomethyl(34) synthesis GTPase MnmE, with the protein product MNKTIVALSSAQGTGAVAVIRMSGGNAVEIFSKSIKNYENFDFKHSHIKRFTLAGKNNEIIDDVMAAVFFAPKSFTGENVIEIFCHGGQITVERIIKRMIELGAVAAGKGDFTKRAFLNGKIDLHKAEAINAVISAKDYYSHKNAMALYNGEGREFFDEIKNKLQNILVEIESEIEFWETDDLKQESDNREKIKEILTDVSQKISIQKEKYTQLKKIKNGIPVVLVGRTNAGKSSLFNCLFNENRVIVSEKAGTTRDIITETISFNDIVIRLFDTAGFSKSDDEIENEGIKRTKKEIEKALAALWVISPDDSEFKNDYELIKNIPILIAILNKTDLLQNDKQIEFLKKNNIEYLKISALQNFGIQNVVSSLTSQIEKKLPEKSYNTFLTSQREAEIIKNMLEIMNFTDVSQNIEIVAENIRETLKTLNEIYGFLAPDEIINKIFDSFCIGK